The following nucleotide sequence is from Metamycoplasma phocicerebrale.
TGTGAAAAACATTCCGAAGCAGTTAGAGCATTGATTAAATATAATCATGATGCGGGGCGTCAAGTTTTAGGATCTTATGGAGCTAAAAAAGGTGATAAATTTATAGTTGTTGACAGTATGAATATTACTTTTCATGAATATTAAATATTAGAAAATAAAATATTTGAAAGGAAAAAAATAAAATGAATAAAAAAATTAAATTATTTAGAATAGTTATTCCGATGATTCCAATGGTTGCAGTTACTGCATTATCGGCTAGTTGTCAAGAAAGAAGGAGAGTCGATAAAATTGTTAGTTCAGCAGAAAACGCAATAAATAAAATAAGAAATTCTAAATCGGAGCAAGAATTAAATTTAGCAAGTAAAGAATTCGAAGAATCTATTAAACAAGCAAAAGAATTAAAAACAAAATTAGAAAAATCACAATCTAAAGATGAGATATTAAAATTAGACACTATAATAAAAAAATCTGAAAATATAAATTCTTTGTTCGAAACAATAAAAAAATTATTAGATATTGAAAAAGACAAAACAGAAATATATGATTCTTTAAAAACTGAAAATACAGAAAAAATAAAAGATTTATCAACTAAAATATCTCAAAATTATCCAGATATTTTGCAATATTGTGAAAATAACCAAAATAATGAATTTATAAAAAAAGAAATAGAAAAATTAAAATGAATAGTGGAAAGTAATGAGTGAATATTAAATTCTATAGGTAGGTTTAGATCTTTAGAAAAACACAAAGACATATATGATTTTGATAAACAATTTGAACAAATAGAACCAGAAATAAAATCAATATTAAAAGGCGAAAAAATGTTTACTGATATAAACATTGCTGAAAAAGAACTTTCAAAATGAATAATTCAATTAAAAACTCTTGCTATTTTTTTTAAAAAATGAAGTTTTGCAGACTCAACTATTCCACCAAAAATAGAAAAAATAAATACTTATATAGAAGAGTTGTCGAAAAAATGAAAAGAAAGCTTAAAAAATATTTATGATGGCATTATAGATGATTCAACTTTTAATAAAGAAATATTAAAATTAAAAGATCAAATTAGCCAATCGCAACAAACAATTTTAAGAAATGATTTTAATTTTTATGAAATAGAATTAATACAAAATGGCGTTCTAATTGAAACTATTAATTTTAAACTTGTATATTTAAAAGAAAATTTACCTAAATCTTTAACTAATTATGATCAAAGTATAAAAGAAATTGATGATAATGTAACTTTAACTAAGGCAATAACTTTAAATATATCAAAACAAAAAGAATATTTACATTCCTTAAATGAAAAAGTGGATAACTATAATAAAAACTTTTTTAACAATTTTTTAAAAGAAATATCATTGTGAGATGATCAACAATACTTACTAAGTTTAAGTAAAACAACAAATATGTTTGTAGATAAACAATCAAAAACATGAGATTTTTATAAAAATACTTTTGATTATTTATTTGCAGTTCAAAATATTAACATTTTTTATTTACAGAGAGAGGATTTACAATTATATTATTTAACAGATTTTTCTTATATTGATTTTTATAAAGAATTTGCTATTCAAACTTTTGATTATATGATATACGGAAAAGATTGAAAAACCAAAGAAGCATTAGATCAAAATATACAAGAAAACTATAATAGTATTTTTAAATTATTAACAAAAATTAAAGAGTTTTATAAATTTGGTTTGGCTGCAAACTTGTCAGAAGTTAAAAATTTAAATATTGAATGACAAAAAGTAAAAATTAAATTTAATCTTATTAAAAATTATTTTAAAGATGATTTTTATTACAAAATAAAAGAAATATCAACAGAAGAAATGAAAGAATTATCTTTAAAATTTGAAGATAATACAAATTCGTTTAAAGAAATAGAAATGATATTTCACAATGAACCATTATTTGATAAATTATTTAGATACGCCGAGTTTATAAGTTTATTAAACAAAAGAAAAATAGAATTAGATAGTATCATTGAACTTTGCTCTAAAACAGAAAATAAAATTGCCCCAATAAAAGAATTTTTGATTTTATCTAAAAATTCTAGCCTTGATCTTCTAAAAACATTAAATGATGATTTTAATAATTATTCTAAATCTGGTGAAGAATATAGTAATTACATAAAAACAAAAATAGAAGCTTTAAATAAATCTATAAATGCAGCAAAAGAACTAGAAAACCATTTTTAATATTTTTACAAATTAAAATTTAATACAACAAAAAAATATCAAGCACAATTATTGTTGGCTTGATATTTATTTAATTATTTCTTTTTGCATATATGGAATCAAAACTTTAGGAACACTAATTGAGCCGTCTGGATTTTGATAATTTTCTAGAATAGCGGCTACTACTCTATCAATCGCTAAACCAGAACCATTGATTGTATAAGCATACTTTGTTTTATTATCATTAGTTCTATATCTTATTTTCGCTCTAATAGCTTGAAAATCTTTATATATAGAAATTGAACTGGTTTCACGATATCTTTGTTCAGAAGGAATTCATAATTCTAGATCAATAGTTTTGGCAGATCCAAAACCCATATCTCCTGTTGATAATAGCAATTCTCTATATGGAATTTCAAGTAATTCTAAAATATTTTTAGCATCATTAACGGTCTTTTGTCATTCTATTAATCCGTCTTCTTCTTTTGTAAATTTTACCAATTCGACTTTGTGAAATTCGTGTTGTCTAATTAATCCTTTAGTATCTTTTCCACCACTACCTGCTTCTGATCTAAAGCATTTAGTATAAGCAACATATTTAATAGGTTTATCAAGATTTAATATTTCATCATAATGAAAGTTTGTAACAGGAACTTCTGCTGTTGGAATTAATCATAAATCTTCATTTTCTACTTTAAATAAATCTTCCGCAAATTTTGGTAATTGTCCAGTACCATAAAGCATAGCTGAATTTACTAAATGCATAGGCATAATTTCTTTATATCCATTAGCAATATGTGTATCAAGCATAAAGTTCTCTAATGCTCTTACTAGTCTTGCACCATCATTTTTATATAAAGCAAATCTTGTTTTAGCTAATTTAACAGCTCTTACAAAGTCCACTATTTCTAATTCATTAGCTATTTCATAATGCGGCTTGACTCCTTTAACTAATCCACGTCCTAATTTTGGATGTTCAGAAATGCAAATATTATCATTTTCATCTTTGCCAATAGGAACATCATCATAAGGAATGTTAGGAATTTGTAATCTTAAATCATCTACCAAAGTTATAATTTCATTAGTTTCTTTTTCAAGTTTGTCAATCTTTGATTTAATTGTGTTGACTTCTTCCATTTCGTTATTAACGTCTTTTTTATTACGTTTTTTAATACCTATTTCTTCGCTTAATTTGTTTCTTTTTGCTTGCAAAATTTCAAGGTTATGAATTAGTTCATTTCTTTTATCACCTAATTCATATATTCTAGTTAGCGCAGAATGGTCAAAATTTCTTGATGAAAGTTTTTTAATTACTTCTTGTTTATTTTTTAAAATGTATTTTAAATCTAGCATAAGTGCTCCCTTTTGTTAATCGAATATAATTTTATACTTTTTTTTATAAAAAGTAACTCTTTGTTTATTAACAAAAGTTTTAAAAATTATTTAATCAAATTTTTCAACTTAATTTAAGAAGTTTTTAAAAAATAAAAAAATGGCGATCGCAGTAGGAGTTGAACCTACGACCCTCAACTTAGGAGGTTGATGCTCTATCCACTGAGCTATGCGACCACAAACTTGTTAAAATTATAAACCTCAAACAATCAATTCTTTTAATAATGTTAGTAAATTAGTGTTTGTGTTACAATTTAAAAGATATGGAAAATGAATCATCGAAAATAACTGGCAAATTTACCAAAATATTATGACAATCTAAAGATAGCAAAACTATAATTGCTGCTTTTTTTGTTATAAAAAACGATGATTTAAGACCTGTTCAAGTAAATAAATATGGTTCAATATCAATAACTTTAAGAGACAATCTTTTTAAAGGTTTGAGTTTAATTTTAAATGATGCAACATATGAAATTTTTGTCCTTAAAAATAATTTATCAAAATATCAAGATAGTTACAACATAGATTATAATGTAGCCATTTTGCCTGCTAAAGAAGAAAATTCAGAAAATTTTAACTATTTAGTAAAAGTTTTAAAATTGCCTATGTTTAAAAATTTATTAGATTCTAAAGCAAATTTATTAGTATCTGAACTTAAAGAAGATGTTTTTGGCAAAATAATTGACTCAAAAAATATTGTTCAAGGCGAGACTTATGGTATTAAAAACGAGGAATGAGTTTTAATAAAATCGATAATTAAAGATAATTTAAATTATTTGAAAGATGTAGCCCTGCTTTTTAAAATAAATGTAAGTTTAGTTTTTTATAAAAGAATCACTAAAAAATTTAGTAACTTAGAAGAATTTTTAAAAGAATATCAATCTAATCCTTATCAATATTATTTTGATGTTGATGAAGAATATAGAGTTAGATTGTCTGATCTAGATAAAATAGTAAATTATTTTAATAAAGATGCTAAAAAACATAAAGATTCTACTTATTTATATCAATTTGTTCAACAATATTTTTTTAATACTGGTAATACTAGAATAAAAAAAGAAAATTTTTTTCATGAAATAATAAATTCTAGTTTTGATATTAATTTAATTAAGGAAGAAAAAGAGTTTGAAAAAGCTAAAAACATGTTGTTAGAGCAAAGACTTTTAATAGAATTAGAATATGAAGATGGGATTTATTTAACTACTAGAGATTTAATATATATGGAAAAGTATATTATTAAAAGACTAAGCCATATTGAAGATTTAAAGGTATCTTTTAATATAAATTATTCTCCTTCTATGGCGTTTCATGAAATTCAAGCTGAGGCAATAAAAGCAGCACTAGATGACAAATTGGTATTAATAACAGGTAACCCTGGTACGGGAAAAACATTAATAACCAATGAAATAATAAATCATTTGCTAACTAAATATCAAAAAGAAGATATTGCAGTTTTGACGCCAACAGGAAGAGCTACAATTAATATTAATGCAAAGCAAAATACCACAAAAGCCCAAACAATACATAGTTTGTTACAATGAGACCCAGATAATAATAAGTTTTATGTAAATGAAAAAAATCCAATTTCTATAGAATGTTTAATAATAGATGAATTTTCTATGGTTCCACTTGAATTGTTTTATTCTTTAATGAGAGGAATAACTCGTAAGTCACTTAAAAAAATAATTTTAGTTGGTGATAAAGATCAATTGCCTGCGATAGGTAGTGGTTATTTAATTAATGATTTTATTCAATCAAATATATTTAAAACTATCTCTTTAACAAAAATATATAGACAATCAGAAAATTATGAAATAGTTAGTGATGCTTTAAAAATTAATGAAGGAAAAATGCCTAGTTTTAAAGGTTCTAATTCCCAACTAATAGAATGTAAAAGAGAACATTTAAAGGACGAACTATTAAAAAAAGTAAAAGAACTTTTAGAAAAAGGTTTTGATAAACAAGATATAGCAGTGTTAAGCCCAATGTATAAATATGATACAGGCATAGATGAACTTAATAATGCTTTAAATAGTTTTTATAGAAAAAAAGAACAAGCTGAAATTATAAAATATAAAGATCACTCTTTTTCTATAGGTGACAAAGTAATCAATTTAATTAATGATTCAAAAATGAAAGTCTTTAATGGAGAAATAGGCTTTATTTCTAGGTTTACATTCTCAAAAGCAGAAACTTCTAGTGAAAAAAGATTAACTCATATATCAGTTGATTTTGAGGGCGATGAAAAAACAGTAGTTTATTCAAGAGCAGAATTTCTAGAAAACACCTATCCCGCTTATTGCACAAGTGTGCATAAGTACCAGGGTAGTGAGTGTAAGGCTGTTATTGTAGTATTATTTTCAGAAGCAAAAAAATTATTAAGCAAAAAACTAATATATACAGCAATAACAAGAGCAAAACAATACAGTGTTATTATTGGCGAAAAAAACGCTTTAAGATTTGGTATAGAAAAAGATGATGATTCTAAAAGAATAACTAATATTCAATATTTGTGAGAAAGAAGGAAATAATATGAAATTAATTGTAGGTTTAGGTAATCCTGGAAAAGAATATGAAAAAACTAGACATAATGTTGGGTTTATGGTTTTGGATAAACTTTCTCAGAAATTAAAAGCTCCAATGACTATTAAAAAATTTAATGGTATATATTTTAAAGACAAGGAAATGATACTTGCTAAGCCATTAACTTATATGAATAATAGCGGTGAATTTGTTAAAGATATTGTTGATTATTACAATATAAATGTTGATGATATCCTTCTAGTTTATGATGATATAGATACTGAATTAGGCAAAATTATAATTCGTCAACAAGGTTCAGCCGGCGGCCATAATGGAGTAAAAAGTATTATTAACAACCTTGATACCAATGAAATTAAAAGAATAAAAATGGGTATTGGAAGAGACGAGAATTTAATAAATTTTGTTTTAGGTAAATTTAGTTTTGAAGATTCTAAAATTATAGAAAAAGCAATAGATGAGGTAGTAGAAGCAATTATTCAATATATAAACAATGACATTCGTTATGTAATGAATAAGTATTCTAATAAAAAATATGGAGAACAATAATATTCTAAAATTAAAACAACAACTTTATAAAGAATTTGAAAAATATAAAATCAATTTGAATTCAAAATTTATTATTGGAGTAAGTGGAGGCCCAGATTCAATGTGGCTTTTAAGCTTACTTAAAGATTTAGATATTTATGTTGCAACTGTTAACTATAATAAAAGAGAGGATGCTTGAAAAGATCAAAAAATTGTAGAAGACTATTGTAAATTAAATAAAATAAATTATGAAGTTTTAGTTCTAAAACACGAAGAAAACCAAAAAGGTAATTTTCAAGAAATAGCTCGTATTGAAAGATATGATTTTTATAAAAAATTATATGATAAATATGGTGTTGATTATTTAATTTTAGCCCATCATAAAGATGATAGTTTAGAAACTTTTTTGTTTCAAAAACAATCTAATAGACAACCTAGACAATATGGCATTTTAATAAATTCTCAAGTAAGTGGAATGAATATTTTTAGACCAATGATTAATTTGTGATATAAAAGCGAAATTAAAGATTTTTGTGATAAAAACAAAATTGAATATGCTATAGATTCTACAAACGACCAACCAATTTATACTAGAAACAAAATAAGAATTCAATTGAAAAAAAATACAATTGAAGAAAAAAATATTTTATTTAATTCAATGATAAATATTAATAATAAATTAAAAGAAAAATTTTTAGTAATTGATAAAGAATATTTCAAATTTGCTAAAAATAATTTTAATTATAAAAAAATTAATTTAACCCATAAGTATATAAATGAAATTTTATTTTTATTTATACATAAAAATACAAAAAACATAACTTTGAGCCATAATAAAATAGAACTTCTAAAAAAATTTATAAATTCAGAAAAAAACTATAAAATGTTTAAACTGTCTGATCATGCCTTTGTTTATAAAGAAGACAGTTTATTAAAAATTAAAGAAAACTAATTTTTTATTTATAATTTATTATTATTAAATTATCGATTAGTATAAGTTAATAAATACATATTATTAAGAAAGGACCATATTATGGATAAAAACGATAGACCAAAACAACCAAAAGAAAAAAGAAGACTTGGTCTTTTAGGTATTGTTGGTATTTTTATTGGTATTGTTGCACTTATTGTTTTAATAATGATAGCAATTGATCAAATTAGAGCTGCTTCTATACAGTATCAAGATTTGCAATTTTTAGAAAAAGTAATTAAAGAAACTACAAAAAGTACAACAGATTCATTATATATTTCACAATGAATAGAAAATACTTATGGTGACACAATTTCAATTACAATTAATGGAACTCAGGCTGAATTGCAAGGTTTAATTGGAAATATAAATTATCCTTACACAACTTATTCCTTTACAGTTAATGTCAGTGGATTAATTGAAAGAGAATTACCTAAAGCAATAATTGGATGAGCAGGCGGAGCAATAGATTATCTTACAGTTCTTAAGAATGCTGCAACACATACAGGAGGCCAAGGTATAATAAGTGCAACTCCTATTCCAAAAGCAGGAATTTATGATAAATATATAAGTCCAGCTATTAGCTTTGTTTTCTTTGGAGTTTTAATTATTGCTCTTCTTATGAGCTTAAGAATGTATTCAAAGAGAGGATTGGGAGGAGAATTAACTGGTTTTGGTGGAAAATCTTTAGCTCAAAGAGTTTATACAGATAAAAGATTTTCAGATGTTGCTGGAAATGAAGAAGTTAAAGAAGAAGTTATTGAATTAGTTGATTATTTAAAAAATCCTAAAAAATATGACGCTGCAGGAGCTAGAATACCTAAAGGTATCTTATTGGGTGGCCCTCCAGGAACAGGTAAAACTTTATTAGCTAAAGCAACTGCTGGTGAAGCAAACGTACCATTCTTCTTTATTTCTGCTTCAAACTTTGTGGAAATGTTTGTTGGGTTAGGTGCTAAGCGTGTTAGAGACATGTTTGAAGAAGCTCGTAAAAACGCACCCGCAATAATTTTTATTGATGAATTAGATGCAGTTGGAAGATCTAGAGGAGCTGGTATTGGTGGTGGAAATGATGAAAGAGAACAAACACTTAACCAATTATTAGTTGAAATGGATGGTATTAAGGAAAATAGCGGCATTCTAATAATGGCTGCTACCAATAGATCCGATGTATTAGACCCGGCCTTATTGAGACCAGGACGTTTTGATAGAATTATTACTGTTTCTTTACCAGATATTAAAGAAAGAGAAGCAATTTTAAAATTACATTCTCGGGGCAAACAAATCGATCCAAAAATTAATTTTGCCCAAATAGCAAGAAGAACACCAGGGTTCTCAGGTGCTCAATTAGAAAATGTTATAAATGAAGCTTCATTGTTAAGTGTTAGAGAAAGATCTAAATTTATAACATTAGAACAAATTGATGAAGCAATAGATAGAGTTATGTCAGGCCCAGCTAAAAAATCTAGAACAATTTCAGAAAAAGAAAACATTGCTGTTGCTTACCATGAAGCCGGGCATGCTGTTGTAGGTATTAAATTAAAAGGTGGTAATAAGGTTCAAAAAATTACCATTATACCTCGTGGACAAGCAGGTGGTTATAATTTAATGATGCCTGAAGAAGAGAAATATAATCGTTCAAAATCTGAATTAATTGCGATTATTACTTCATTTATGGGTGGTAGAGTTGCCGAAGCTATTATTTATGGAAAAGATAATGTTTCAACTGGAGCCAGTGATGATATTTCTAGAGCAACTACCTTAGCTAGAAGAATGGTAACTGAATGAGGTTTATCTGATTTAGGTCCTATTAAATATGAAGAAGATACTTCTAATCCATTTTTAGGTAGAGACTATATGAAAAATGCTTCATTTTCAAGCAAGGTTGGTCAAGAAATTGATGAAGAAATTAGAAAAATAATTTTAACTGCCGAGAAAAAAGCACATCAAATTATTTCGGAAAATCGTGAGTTATTAGAATTAATAAAAGATGCCTTAATTATTAAAGAAACTATAGTAGCTGAAGAAATTGAATATATAGCAAAAAATATGAAATTACCAGAAGCTATTACCAAAACAAAAGAATCATTAAAAGAAGAATATTCTGAACAAGATTTTGATGTTTTATTTAATGAAGTATCTGGCAAAAAGAAAATTACTAAAGATAAATATAAAAAAGATTTAGATTCTGAATTAAAAAAACACTCTATTAAAGATTCAAACGAAGATGAGTCAAAAGATGATAAAAAAAGCGACAAAAAATAATTATATAAAATAGGGTTTAACCCTATTGCTGAATTGAAAATTCAAGTGCAACACTTTATTGATAAAATATTAGTGTGAGGTTGCTTGAATTTTTTTCTACTTAAAAAAATAAAAAAAGGCCTCACAAAAAACACCTAAGGAGACCTAATATGAATTATAAAGCATTTAAAAAATATTTTCACATTTCTTATGAAGAAAGATTTTTTATCAAAAAATTAATGGATAATGGCTATTCAATACGAAAAATTGCTAGACGATTACGCAGAAGTCCTTCAACCATTTCTAGAGAAATAAAAAGAAATCTTGATTTAACTGGAAATTATGATTCTTGTGCAGCAAATATAAAATCGTTTAAAAGACATTCTCATAAATATATGTTTAGATTTAATGTTAATTTTAGCTATAAAGAATTTACTAACATTTTTATTCAAAAATATGACAAAAAGTTTTTTGGTATAAAATCAACATATCATTATATTAAAACTAATTTTAAAATTAAATTACCATCGCTAAGAACTGTTTTTAATTGGATAAAAAGTAATCAATGAACAATTAAAAAAACATAATAGATTAAGAGGTTTTTATAAAAAGGGCGGCAAACGAACAGCTTCAGTTGTAAGCAGATTAGTTACAAGCGCTAGCTATGTTTTTCCGATTTGAACTAGACCTAAATCTATAGATTTAAGACAAGAATATGGTCATTGAGAAGCTGATCTAGTAATTGGCAAGCGCAGCACTGGTTTCAGAAATATTTTAACTTTAACAGAACGAAAAACAAGAATAGGCTTTGCAACATTTGTTTTAAGTAAATCAGGTTATGAAATTAATACTCAACTACGCAAGCTAATAAAAGAAAATAGTTTAATTGTTAAAAGTATAACAATTGACAATGGTATAGAATTTGAAAAAATAGGAATATTAGCCAAATGATTAAAAATAAAAATTTATCGAGCTGAACCTTATGCATCATTTCAACGTGGTTCAAATGAAAATTGAAATGGTTTAATTAGAAGGGAATATAAAAAAGGTTTTAACTTTAATACAATCAACATTGAAACGTTACAAAATATTTCAAATAAAATAAATGAAATGCCAAGAGAAATACTTGGTTGAAAATCTTCAAAAGAACTATTTTTAAAAGAAAATTACATCTAAGCTAATAATTAACAAATAAATAAATTAGAATTTATTTCTACCGAATAAACGGTGTTTTTTGTTTATTTAAATTGTTTAAAAAATACATAAAAACAAAAAAAACATATATTTTTACAAACTTTAAAATTTTAAATATATAATAAAAACATCAAGCACAATTATGTGTTGCACTTGATATTTCATTTAAGGAATAGGGTTTAACCCTATTTTTTTGTAAAAATTTTCTTCTTCTTCTTTTAATTATTTTTATTTAATAATTAATATATTATTATATTTTATATAATTTATATGTAAAAAAAGTTATAGTTAAATAATTTTACCAAAAGATAAAAATAGGAGAAATATGAAAAAAAGTTTAAAAATTTTATTACCTTTATCAGGATCATTAGCATTAGCAACTCCATTAGTTGCCATATCTTGTACAAATACCGAAGAAAAAAATTGTTAGCTGATATTAAATCTGCTAAAGAATGATTAAATCAAAAAGATGTAACAAATGCTTCTAAAATTGCGATAAATGAAGCTATAGCCACAGCAGAAAAAGCAAAACTATGAGCCACAACAAACGAAGACTTTAAAAAAATTAGAGAAACATTTAACAAAACCGTTGCAGATATTAAAGCAAAAAATGGAAAAACAGACACTCAAAAATCTAATGAAGATAAAATAGTTGAAGAGTTAAAAGATATTTTTGTAGCTGATAATGCCCAAAATCAACTAGCAGAAAATTCTGTTTCAATATTTAAAAAACAAATTGATTTGTGATATGACAGAACGAATAAAAGAGTTATTAAAACTGAAAGTGGTAAAAATCCAAAATGAAAAGAATTAACAGATAAGGATGTAGCATTTACTTTAAAAGAGGAAGCTAAAGCAAAAATTGGTGGAACACAATTAGTAAATCCAACTAATCCAACATGGCAAAAAGATGGGAAAACAAATCTATCAACAAAATTAGAATTTGAAACAGTTGTTAAAAAAGAAACAATAAATGGTGACAATAAAGAAATAGAATTAGAAGTTAC
It contains:
- the serS gene encoding serine--tRNA ligase gives rise to the protein MLDLKYILKNKQEVIKKLSSRNFDHSALTRIYELGDKRNELIHNLEILQAKRNKLSEEIGIKKRNKKDVNNEMEEVNTIKSKIDKLEKETNEIITLVDDLRLQIPNIPYDDVPIGKDENDNICISEHPKLGRGLVKGVKPHYEIANELEIVDFVRAVKLAKTRFALYKNDGARLVRALENFMLDTHIANGYKEIMPMHLVNSAMLYGTGQLPKFAEDLFKVENEDLWLIPTAEVPVTNFHYDEILNLDKPIKYVAYTKCFRSEAGSGGKDTKGLIRQHEFHKVELVKFTKEEDGLIEWQKTVNDAKNILELLEIPYRELLLSTGDMGFGSAKTIDLELWIPSEQRYRETSSISIYKDFQAIRAKIRYRTNDNKTKYAYTINGSGLAIDRVVAAILENYQNPDGSISVPKVLIPYMQKEIIK
- a CDS encoding ATP-dependent DNA helicase, with protein sequence MENESSKITGKFTKILWQSKDSKTIIAAFFVIKNDDLRPVQVNKYGSISITLRDNLFKGLSLILNDATYEIFVLKNNLSKYQDSYNIDYNVAILPAKEENSENFNYLVKVLKLPMFKNLLDSKANLLVSELKEDVFGKIIDSKNIVQGETYGIKNEEWVLIKSIIKDNLNYLKDVALLFKINVSLVFYKRITKKFSNLEEFLKEYQSNPYQYYFDVDEEYRVRLSDLDKIVNYFNKDAKKHKDSTYLYQFVQQYFFNTGNTRIKKENFFHEIINSSFDINLIKEEKEFEKAKNMLLEQRLLIELEYEDGIYLTTRDLIYMEKYIIKRLSHIEDLKVSFNINYSPSMAFHEIQAEAIKAALDDKLVLITGNPGTGKTLITNEIINHLLTKYQKEDIAVLTPTGRATININAKQNTTKAQTIHSLLQWDPDNNKFYVNEKNPISIECLIIDEFSMVPLELFYSLMRGITRKSLKKIILVGDKDQLPAIGSGYLINDFIQSNIFKTISLTKIYRQSENYEIVSDALKINEGKMPSFKGSNSQLIECKREHLKDELLKKVKELLEKGFDKQDIAVLSPMYKYDTGIDELNNALNSFYRKKEQAEIIKYKDHSFSIGDKVINLINDSKMKVFNGEIGFISRFTFSKAETSSEKRLTHISVDFEGDEKTVVYSRAEFLENTYPAYCTSVHKYQGSECKAVIVVLFSEAKKLLSKKLIYTAITRAKQYSVIIGEKNALRFGIEKDDDSKRITNIQYLWERRK
- the pth gene encoding aminoacyl-tRNA hydrolase, with the translated sequence MKLIVGLGNPGKEYEKTRHNVGFMVLDKLSQKLKAPMTIKKFNGIYFKDKEMILAKPLTYMNNSGEFVKDIVDYYNINVDDILLVYDDIDTELGKIIIRQQGSAGGHNGVKSIINNLDTNEIKRIKMGIGRDENLINFVLGKFSFEDSKIIEKAIDEVVEAIIQYINNDIRYVMNKYSNKKYGEQ
- the tilS gene encoding tRNA lysidine(34) synthetase TilS, whose product is MENNNILKLKQQLYKEFEKYKINLNSKFIIGVSGGPDSMWLLSLLKDLDIYVATVNYNKREDAWKDQKIVEDYCKLNKINYEVLVLKHEENQKGNFQEIARIERYDFYKKLYDKYGVDYLILAHHKDDSLETFLFQKQSNRQPRQYGILINSQVSGMNIFRPMINLWYKSEIKDFCDKNKIEYAIDSTNDQPIYTRNKIRIQLKKNTIEEKNILFNSMININNKLKEKFLVIDKEYFKFAKNNFNYKKINLTHKYINEILFLFIHKNTKNITLSHNKIELLKKFINSEKNYKMFKLSDHAFVYKEDSLLKIKEN
- the ftsH gene encoding ATP-dependent zinc metalloprotease FtsH, giving the protein MDKNDRPKQPKEKRRLGLLGIVGIFIGIVALIVLIMIAIDQIRAASIQYQDLQFLEKVIKETTKSTTDSLYISQWIENTYGDTISITINGTQAELQGLIGNINYPYTTYSFTVNVSGLIERELPKAIIGWAGGAIDYLTVLKNAATHTGGQGIISATPIPKAGIYDKYISPAISFVFFGVLIIALLMSLRMYSKRGLGGELTGFGGKSLAQRVYTDKRFSDVAGNEEVKEEVIELVDYLKNPKKYDAAGARIPKGILLGGPPGTGKTLLAKATAGEANVPFFFISASNFVEMFVGLGAKRVRDMFEEARKNAPAIIFIDELDAVGRSRGAGIGGGNDEREQTLNQLLVEMDGIKENSGILIMAATNRSDVLDPALLRPGRFDRIITVSLPDIKEREAILKLHSRGKQIDPKINFAQIARRTPGFSGAQLENVINEASLLSVRERSKFITLEQIDEAIDRVMSGPAKKSRTISEKENIAVAYHEAGHAVVGIKLKGGNKVQKITIIPRGQAGGYNLMMPEEEKYNRSKSELIAIITSFMGGRVAEAIIYGKDNVSTGASDDISRATTLARRMVTEWGLSDLGPIKYEEDTSNPFLGRDYMKNASFSSKVGQEIDEEIRKIILTAEKKAHQIISENRELLELIKDALIIKETIVAEEIEYIAKNMKLPEAITKTKESLKEEYSEQDFDVLFNEVSGKKKITKDKYKKDLDSELKKHSIKDSNEDESKDDKKSDKK
- a CDS encoding variable surface lipoprotein, whose protein sequence is MKKSLKILLPLSGSLALATPLVAISCTNTEEKNC